The following coding sequences are from one Candidatus Binataceae bacterium window:
- a CDS encoding septal ring lytic transglycosylase RlpA family protein — MVRRPGRLSGAFVGGAAIVAGCAMMAGCAARTPPVAFTPPPAPGAPAPIRSVVGVASWYGPGFHGKPTANGEIYDQADLTAASNIFPLGSLVVVTNLDNARAVEVRINDRGPFVKGRAIDLSWGAARALGMVGPGTARVRMDLVQTVAADPAGRPQYFVQVGSFAAPANAERLRARLAASWRDVSVDELATGDRRYYRVRMGGFATRDEARARAAQMARLGLPIIILNE, encoded by the coding sequence GTGGTGCGGAGGCCTGGGCGGCTGAGTGGCGCGTTCGTGGGCGGCGCGGCGATCGTCGCGGGATGCGCGATGATGGCGGGATGCGCCGCGCGAACGCCGCCGGTGGCTTTCACACCACCGCCGGCTCCGGGCGCTCCCGCGCCGATCCGTTCGGTCGTCGGCGTCGCCTCGTGGTATGGCCCCGGCTTCCACGGCAAACCGACTGCGAACGGCGAGATTTACGACCAGGCGGACCTCACCGCGGCGTCGAACATTTTTCCGCTCGGCTCGCTGGTCGTGGTCACCAACCTCGACAACGCGCGCGCGGTCGAGGTGCGAATCAACGACCGCGGGCCGTTCGTCAAGGGACGCGCGATTGATCTCTCGTGGGGAGCGGCGCGCGCGCTTGGGATGGTCGGGCCGGGGACGGCGCGGGTGCGGATGGACCTGGTGCAGACGGTGGCTGCCGACCCCGCCGGGCGCCCGCAATACTTCGTTCAGGTCGGATCGTTCGCCGCGCCCGCCAATGCCGAGCGCCTGCGCGCGCGGCTTGCCGCCTCCTGGCGCGACGTCAGCGTCGACGAGCTTGCTACCGGCGACAGGCGCTACTACCGTGTGCGGATGGGCGGGTTCGCGACCCGCGACGAGGCCCGGGCGCGTGCGGCTCAGATGGCGCGCCTCGGCCTGCCCATCATAATCCTCAACGAATGA
- the recG gene encoding ATP-dependent DNA helicase RecG: MQTPVAALSGVGPKRAAALAERGITTVADLLFNLPLRYQDWRIRTPLVEIRPGTAAVVEGRLLGLKERPMRGMRWRRMAVGWLQDTHGARVRVVWFNLPAYMKGRMPEGGRVVMHGRVGESPDGTLEIIHPEVYTLDGGAPPAVRPVYSLPSEIGQRVYSALVSQALDGIGGRVEGAVPPELRAEAALMPPYDALRFLHQPPADAEPAALEAGESPAQYALAFDEMFAFQLAVAIDRMRAARRTGARIDALPTLSARLLATLPFAPTRAQLRAIDEIGADLSGPHPMNRLLMGDVGSGKTLVALWAALRAAESGWQVAMMAPTELLAEQHYQSFARLCAPLGVPAALLLGKTPPAERARTLRLLASGALPIVFGTQALIQEGVAFGRLGLAIVDEQHRFGVFDRARLKALGPSAHALLMTATPIPRSLALTLLANLEISVLDEMPPGRTPIRTEVFTEDRMAEVDAAVRRELEARRRAYYVVPLIESDDDSDERMSVSAMAERLNTGALAGFKIGTLHGRMRPADKERAMRAFRDGALDVLVSTTVVEVGIDVPEASVIVVVAAERYGLAQLHQLRGRVGRGAAASRCCLVLSRGADARARKRLEVMARAGSGAEVARADLEMRGPGDLLGARQSGALPLRFADFIRDIRLIEQARALAERWLVRDPALESPASAGTRAALRRMLDFGFSLGDVG, from the coding sequence ATGCAAACCCCGGTTGCCGCGCTCAGCGGCGTTGGCCCCAAACGTGCGGCCGCGCTCGCCGAGCGCGGTATCACGACCGTCGCCGACCTGCTCTTCAACCTGCCGCTGCGCTACCAGGACTGGCGCATCCGCACGCCGCTTGTCGAAATCAGGCCCGGGACCGCCGCTGTGGTGGAAGGACGTCTGCTCGGGCTCAAGGAGCGGCCGATGCGCGGGATGCGCTGGCGACGGATGGCCGTCGGATGGCTCCAGGACACCCACGGCGCACGCGTGCGCGTCGTGTGGTTCAATCTGCCCGCCTACATGAAGGGCCGCATGCCCGAAGGCGGGCGGGTCGTGATGCACGGGCGGGTCGGCGAGTCCCCCGACGGCACGCTCGAAATCATCCATCCCGAGGTTTACACCCTCGACGGCGGCGCGCCGCCCGCCGTACGTCCCGTCTACAGCCTGCCATCGGAGATCGGCCAGCGTGTCTACAGTGCGCTGGTTTCGCAGGCGCTGGACGGGATCGGCGGCCGAGTGGAGGGCGCGGTGCCGCCCGAGTTGCGCGCCGAGGCGGCCCTGATGCCGCCGTACGACGCGCTGCGCTTTCTGCATCAGCCGCCCGCCGACGCCGAGCCGGCCGCTCTGGAGGCAGGCGAGAGCCCGGCGCAGTATGCGCTTGCGTTCGACGAGATGTTCGCCTTTCAGCTCGCGGTGGCTATCGACCGCATGCGGGCGGCGCGGCGGACCGGCGCGCGTATCGACGCCCTGCCGACACTGAGCGCGCGCCTGCTGGCGACGCTGCCGTTCGCGCCGACCCGCGCGCAGCTTCGCGCGATCGACGAGATCGGCGCCGACCTTTCCGGGCCCCATCCGATGAACCGTCTACTGATGGGCGATGTGGGCAGCGGCAAGACGCTGGTCGCGCTGTGGGCGGCGCTGCGCGCGGCGGAGTCGGGATGGCAGGTCGCAATGATGGCGCCGACCGAACTGCTCGCCGAGCAACACTACCAGAGCTTCGCCCGGCTGTGCGCGCCGCTCGGCGTACCGGCCGCGCTCCTGCTTGGCAAGACGCCGCCGGCCGAGCGCGCCCGTACGCTGCGCCTGCTCGCCTCCGGCGCGCTGCCCATCGTCTTCGGCACCCAGGCGCTGATCCAGGAAGGTGTCGCATTCGGCCGGCTGGGTCTGGCCATCGTCGATGAACAGCATCGCTTCGGTGTCTTCGATCGCGCGCGGCTGAAAGCGCTGGGACCGAGCGCTCACGCGCTGCTGATGACGGCGACGCCGATCCCGCGAAGTCTCGCGTTGACCCTGCTTGCCAACCTCGAAATCTCCGTGCTCGACGAGATGCCGCCCGGCAGGACACCGATCAGGACCGAGGTTTTCACCGAGGATCGGATGGCTGAAGTTGACGCGGCGGTGCGCCGGGAACTCGAAGCCCGCCGGCGCGCCTACTACGTGGTGCCGCTGATCGAGAGCGATGATGACAGCGACGAACGGATGTCGGTTTCCGCGATGGCAGAGCGGCTGAACACAGGAGCGCTCGCCGGGTTCAAAATCGGCACGCTGCACGGCAGGATGCGCCCGGCGGACAAGGAGCGGGCGATGCGCGCCTTTCGCGACGGCGCGCTCGACGTGCTGGTCTCGACCACTGTGGTCGAAGTCGGCATCGACGTTCCCGAAGCGAGCGTAATCGTCGTGGTCGCGGCCGAACGCTACGGCCTCGCCCAGCTCCATCAGCTGCGCGGCAGGGTAGGGCGGGGCGCGGCGGCATCGCGATGCTGCCTGGTGCTGTCGCGCGGCGCGGACGCCCGCGCGCGCAAGCGGCTCGAGGTGATGGCGCGCGCAGGCAGCGGGGCTGAAGTCGCGCGCGCCGACCTCGAGATGCGCGGCCCAGGCGACCTGCTCGGCGCCCGCCAGAGCGGCGCGCTGCCGCTGCGCTTCGCTGACTTTATCCGCGATATCCGGCTTATCGAGCAGGCGCGCGCGCTGGCGGAGCGATGGCTAGTGCGCGACCCGGCACTGGAATCGCCAGCTTCCGCCGGCACGCGCGCGGCGCTCAGGCGGATGCTGGATTTCGGCTTCAGCCTGGGCGATGTAGGCTAG
- a CDS encoding deoxyguanosinetriphosphate triphosphohydrolase has product MLLSREELEELEARNLAPYAMRSRDSRGRRFSEPAHAMRTAFQRDRDRIIHSAAFRRLEYKTQVFVNHEGDYYRTRLTHTMETAQITRTVARALGLNIELAEAVALAHDLGHTPFGHAGEKIMRELMAPHGGFDHNAQSLRTVDWIEVRYPNFRGLNLTFEVREGIIKHSDFRARPAAQEFDAALYPCLEAQIVDLADEIAYLAHDVDDGHKAQMLTLDELNRSRLFRESDAAARAASPHAAAGVARYQTVIRMIDAMVTDLVTNIDAELRRAAIQSVDDVRRAGRALAGFSPAMAPMVEELKQLMRERLYRHYRVSRMTGKAARVLEALFNAYMGDPHQLPDHILRRVEADGEPLARVIADYIAGMTDRFALDEYRKLFDPDERV; this is encoded by the coding sequence ATGTTGCTGAGCAGAGAAGAGCTGGAAGAACTCGAGGCACGTAACCTTGCGCCTTACGCGATGCGTTCGCGTGACAGCCGTGGGCGGCGCTTTAGCGAGCCCGCGCATGCGATGCGCACGGCTTTCCAGCGCGACCGCGACCGCATCATCCACTCCGCCGCTTTCCGCCGTCTGGAGTACAAGACCCAGGTCTTCGTCAACCACGAGGGCGATTACTACCGCACGCGGCTCACGCACACGATGGAGACGGCGCAGATCACGCGCACGGTCGCGCGCGCGCTCGGGCTCAACATCGAACTCGCAGAGGCGGTCGCGCTCGCCCACGACCTCGGCCATACGCCGTTCGGCCACGCGGGCGAGAAGATCATGCGCGAACTGATGGCGCCGCACGGCGGCTTCGACCACAACGCGCAGAGCTTGCGCACGGTGGACTGGATCGAGGTGCGCTATCCGAACTTCCGCGGGCTCAATCTCACCTTCGAGGTCCGCGAGGGGATCATCAAGCACTCCGACTTTCGCGCGCGCCCCGCCGCGCAGGAGTTCGACGCCGCGCTCTATCCCTGCCTGGAGGCGCAGATCGTCGATCTGGCGGACGAGATAGCTTACCTCGCGCACGACGTGGACGACGGGCACAAGGCGCAGATGCTGACGCTCGACGAGCTTAACCGTTCGCGCCTGTTCCGCGAATCAGACGCCGCGGCCCGCGCCGCCAGCCCCCACGCCGCGGCGGGCGTCGCGCGCTACCAGACCGTGATCCGGATGATCGATGCGATGGTGACCGACCTCGTCACCAACATCGACGCCGAGCTCAGACGTGCGGCAATCCAGAGCGTGGACGACGTGCGGCGCGCCGGCCGCGCGCTTGCCGGCTTCAGCCCCGCGATGGCGCCGATGGTCGAGGAGCTCAAGCAGTTGATGCGCGAGCGCCTGTACCGGCACTACCGGGTGAGCCGGATGACCGGCAAGGCGGCGCGGGTGCTCGAAGCCTTGTTCAACGCTTACATGGGCGATCCGCACCAACTGCCCGACCATATCCTGCGCCGCGTCGAGGCCGACGGCGAGCCGCTGGCGCGGGTGATTGCCGACTATATCGCCGGGATGACAGACCGGTTCGCGCTTGACGAGTACCGCAAGCTTTTCGACCCCGATGAGCGCGTCTGA
- a CDS encoding tetratricopeptide repeat protein: protein MSASDGTVRGAARGRSTSRLIIRRDDHVGDALGFAFLEAASGDHETIIDRLREYLGPRIKIVRAEASAEQIEIEVSVRRLAEEATRLALAADALSHKGARRNAQSLFKEALELDPLNVAALRGMATLLAAREDWTGALRTLCRAREAGGESAELLHELGRVAAASERTAAAVAYLERACELAPDNFAIRRTLADLGRKPRATRQARARATANPGRTRDNAR from the coding sequence ATGAGCGCGTCTGACGGCACCGTGCGCGGCGCCGCGCGAGGGCGAAGTACGTCGCGCCTGATCATCCGGCGCGACGACCACGTCGGCGATGCGCTGGGCTTCGCCTTCCTCGAGGCGGCAAGCGGCGACCACGAGACAATAATCGACCGTCTGCGCGAGTACCTCGGTCCGCGGATCAAAATCGTGCGCGCCGAAGCGAGCGCAGAGCAGATCGAGATCGAAGTCAGCGTGCGGCGGCTTGCCGAGGAGGCGACGCGGCTGGCGCTGGCTGCCGACGCGCTCAGCCACAAGGGAGCGCGGCGCAATGCCCAGTCTTTATTTAAAGAAGCACTCGAACTTGATCCTCTGAACGTCGCCGCCTTGCGCGGGATGGCCACCCTGCTGGCCGCGCGGGAGGACTGGACCGGAGCGCTTAGGACGCTGTGCCGGGCGCGTGAGGCGGGTGGCGAGAGCGCCGAGCTGCTGCACGAGCTTGGCCGCGTCGCGGCAGCTTCCGAGCGCACAGCGGCAGCGGTCGCCTATCTGGAACGCGCCTGTGAGCTTGCGCCCGACAATTTCGCGATTCGGCGCACGCTGGCCGACCTCGGGCGCAAGCCGCGCGCGACGCGCCAGGCGCGGGCGCGAGCAACGGCAAATCCGGGCCGAACACGCGACAACGCCCGGTAG
- a CDS encoding NUDIX hydrolase: MARARRSNSKRATASGEIRRRHEVSAGGVIWRRNSAGSYQVALVRPAGRRTWVLPKGHLEPGESPLDAARREVREETGLTVGAVQPLGDISYVFSAHARGEPLTRIFKRVHFFLMECVGGDPSAHDAEIDEVVWLSFDDALRRATHASEQALIAKARQLLGA; the protein is encoded by the coding sequence ATGGCGCGGGCCAGACGGTCGAATTCAAAGCGAGCGACGGCAAGCGGCGAAATCCGCAGGCGCCATGAAGTTTCGGCCGGCGGCGTGATCTGGCGGCGCAATTCCGCCGGCTCATACCAGGTCGCCCTGGTGCGCCCGGCAGGACGCAGGACCTGGGTCCTGCCCAAGGGGCATCTCGAGCCCGGTGAGAGCCCGCTCGACGCCGCGCGGCGGGAGGTGCGCGAAGAAACCGGGCTGACTGTCGGCGCAGTGCAGCCGCTGGGCGACATCTCCTACGTCTTTTCCGCCCATGCGCGGGGCGAACCGCTCACCCGTATTTTCAAGCGCGTGCATTTTTTCCTGATGGAATGCGTAGGCGGCGACCCCTCCGCCCACGACGCCGAAATCGACGAAGTCGTCTGGCTCAGCTTCGACGACGCGCTCAGGCGCGCCACCCACGCGAGCGAACAGGCGCTCATCGCCAAGGCGCGCCAGCTGCTCGGCGCCTAA